The Besnoitia besnoiti strain Bb-Ger1 chromosome IV, whole genome shotgun sequence genome contains a region encoding:
- a CDS encoding putative ER-retrevial receptor Ter1p (encoded by transcript BESB_056360): protein MEVWLFILGYLIHFVASCVLVYKVQQQRTVYGLSIDTQLCFLAATLSRCVWYLDTRLVETWLAYLELLCSTVISVVLTYYLWSYRHTNTKNVWTPCKAAVIIPVSMLTAFFIHPGRHWWTVQILVAFSIYTEAIEPLTSHYVGLLVLSRVVRLFFWVTLYFQGEHFLGLFLADLLHSVLAADYFVMWCRKLRHGGALIYKI, encoded by the exons ATGGAAGTCTGGCTCTTCATTCTGGGTTACTTGATTCACTTCGTGGCCAGCTGCGTGCTGGTCTACAAggtccagcagcagcggacgGTCTACGGCTTGTCGATCGACACGCAGCTTTGCTTCCTGGCAGCGACGCTGTCCCGCTGTGTGTGGTACCTGGACACCCGCCTTGTGGAG ACCTGGTTGGCCTATTTAGAGCTGCTGTGTAGCACGGTTATCTCAGTCGTGCTCACATACTACCTATGGAGTTACCGCCATACCAATACGAAGAACGTCTGGACTCCGTGCAAAGCTGCCGTCATCATTCCAG TGTCTATGCTAACGGCATTTTTCATCCACCCAGGTCGGCACTGGTGGACCGTCCAGATTCTCGTGGCATTTTCGATCTACACGGAAGCC ATCGAGCCCCTCACGTCGCATTATGTTGGCCTTCTCGTGCTTTCGCGCGTGGTGAGACTGTTCTTCTGGGTCACCCTTTACTTCCAAG GCGAACATTTTCTGGGCCTCTTCCTTGCTGACCTTCTTCACAGTGTCCTGGCTGCTGATTACTTCGTCATGTGGTGTCGGAAATTGCGGCACGGAGGAGCGCTTATCTACAAAATATGA